Within the Drosophila melanogaster chromosome 3R genome, the region tgaatagTACACAAAAAATTCGAAGGCAAAAGGGTAAATCTTGATTCCGGAATCAGACCGGTGAGAAGGAAGCCAGTCctaattgcatttgcagcCGCACAATCGAGTGGTTTCTTGATAAGTCATCCTCATCGACAAGGGATGCAGTCGCAGCACGAGAGATTGCAAATTTTTCGGGGCTTATGCAGCGGTTTTTATATCGTTTTTTGGCATTTCACTTATGATTAATGGAGACAGGCAAAGGGGTTGAAACAGAACAGTCACATTTAATTCCCGGCGATCGCCGCTGGATCAAATGTCAATTATCACGAACACCTCGTAGTTGCTGGCCTCCACGTCCTGAATGATTTGCATGGCCGAGTATGTGATTGCCTTCACTTCGGTGCCCTGCGGATGTTTCCCCAGCTCAAATGGTTCCCCGTAACAATGGCAGGAAATCTCGAAGTTTTCCACATCGAACTTGGTGATCTCCAGCTTCTTGCACACCAGATACGGTTCGGCAGAGAACAGGAACAGCAGCTCGTCCAGAAAGTGAAAGAGTAAGCTCTCCAGATCATCTCCATGCGCTTCGATTTCAAAGCACTGCTCCACGGACACGTAATCCAGTTCGGTCATATATCCAAACATGGCCACTCCGCACTGTTCGAACGCCTCTTTCAGCGACGATCCCCATCCGTGGATTCTGTCAAATGGGAAGGATTCCAACATCATCCGTttatattaagtaaattaattatgTCTATTGTAGCCGTAAgttataatttatatacaaaacTGCTGCCTTTTAGTGGCGTAGTAAAAGAATTATTTATGAtctactacttaataataGTCTTGTTGTTTTAAGCGATAGTAGTATAATATAAAAGTCAGAAAAAACTTGCATTACATATAATCTTCAAAAAAGCAGATACATTTGACGTTTAAAAAGCCGTATTCCCTAACTATGAACATAATACATAGGTTtgggaaaatatgaaaaattataatggctttaaaatatgtataaattaaaataaattctttttCAGAATGTTTGCTATATCTCAAATTCTAATACGAAAGCGCTTATTAGAATCTAGTTTATACGATCATCTGGATTTTTCATTCACAAATAGCGAACCACCCTACTCCACATGGCTAACGGGCAcacttgttgtttttgttgttatcTTACTCACTGAACATCCGCCGTGTGATCCAGGTCTGCAACGCAATGTGATGAAATATTTAGCAACAGATTATTCTCCTGCAAATCGAAGAACTACTCACACTCGTACTTCATCTCCGGCAGCAGGAAGTTCTCCCTACTGAATTCCACCTCCATTATTGTTAGTTATAGCTAAAGTTAAAGTAAAATTCGCGGACAAAAACTATAAACAAACCAGCAACCGCTTAGTGTGACCATCTATGCGCAGGGGAAAATACCTACTGAAAGGAATATACCGAGCTCCAATAAGAAATTGTTAACATACAAATTACAGAAAATACTGAGCTCAAACCGGGAAATGTTaacatacaaattttaataaaatgtataaaattgtttgtaaGAAATATTtgggttttatttaataaagagtAAACTATAAATTATAAAGATTGAATTATAAGATAAAAGTTTCTATCAAGCTTTTAAATTcgaaattgttaaaaatatctaaaaatacCTAAAggcttcatttatttttaactttgtaatttaaaaaacttgtaatttaaatatgcatgTCAAATGGGAAGGATTCCAACATCAGaagagaagaaaaataaaaataatgctTCCTCCTTTAATAAAGTGTTTACAAAATGCTTCCCACGGCCCttttagttaaaaaaaatatatctaaaaACGTTACAGAacgaaagaaataaaattgtgcTAAAGGCTGTGattgtaataaaattaagtAATTTTGAGCAAAATTAAAGCAGAATTTCCAGTTTATGCCCACCATTTGTTATCGCACTTAAAGTGCTACAAAGTGCTGGCGCATGTTTTCAGCCCAGTTTTGAATTTCTGTAAGAGCGACCTTGTCCTTTCATTAAATCGCAATCAGCCATAACAACTGAAGCTGCAACCttgtattttcatttgccaaaaGAAACAGTCCACAAAATCTTCTTCTGGCCTACCGGCAGCATTGCCGTCAATCGTTACGATTGTCAATCACGTCGCTTGATTTATTCAATCCCATGAACTTGAGCGCTGGCTGTGAGTACTTGATTTCATACTTGAATAATACCCATTGACGGACATGGGATTGTCTAATAAATATTGCCTCATTAAATTCAGATCACTTTTCAACCAGCGGTGATGGGTTATTGTTTGAAATAGACAGCGaaggaaatatttatttctaagGTCGTTCAACTCGTTGATGTAAAGTTCAAGAAATATTTAGTGTGTTAAGAGAAATGAAAAGTTATTTTATAGTTAAAgtgtttgtattatttcaaatgaattttgtatttactttttgttCACCTTTTGGGACATTAATATGAATTATTATCAAACATGctataaaattatatgaaataatattaataataactTGCTAAGTAATGGTTATCAGTTAGTGCGCATCTCGGTCAATTAAATGATTCTACGCATTTCTAAAGGAATTTATGAATGATTTCTGCTGGTGATTTACGACCGTTTTGTTCAATTTTGTTCATTTTGCACATGAGGAAACGCGACTTGGGGGTGTCAAACTCTAAGCCGAGTTGACAAAGCTCAATTTTGTGCCCGGCCATATTATG harbors:
- the Archease gene encoding archease; the protein is MEVEFSRENFLLPEMKYEYLDHTADVQIHGWGSSLKEAFEQCGVAMFGYMTELDYVSVEQCFEIEAHGDDLESLLFHFLDELLFLFSAEPYLVCKKLEITKFDVENFEISCHCYGEPFELGKHPQGTEVKAITYSAMQIIQDVEASNYEVFVIIDI